The genomic region CAGACCGCCAACTCCCGCTCGATGCGCCTCGCGGCGAAGCTGGGGTTCACCGAGGTGCAGCGGTACGAGGAGTACGGCGCCGAGCAGTGGCTCGGCGTCCGGTCCCCGGACACGCTGCCTGCTTAGACGGACCAGACGGACCAGACGGACCAGAGGGACCAGAGGGATCGCAGACGGACCAGCCGGACCAGACGGATCAGCGGGCCCTCTTGGCAGCGACCCTGGCGCGCAGCTTGTCGCGGACCGTGGGCCACTCGTCTGCGAGCAGGCTGTAGTAGAGCGAATCGCGGCGGGTTCCGTCCTGACGCCGCATATGGCTGCGCAGGGTTCCTTCGTGGACCAGGCCGAGGCCGGTCAAGGCGCGCTGGGAACGCAGGTTGAGATTGTCGGTGCGCAGGGCGAGCCTGGCGAGTCGCAGGTCGTCGAAGGCATGGCCGAACAACAGCAGCTTGGACTCGGCGTTGTAGGGACCTCCCCAGCAGGAACGGTCGAACCAGGTCGCGCCGATCTCAGCGCGGCTCTCGGCCAGGTCGAGGTCGTACAGACTGGTCGAACCGATCACGACGTCGTCGTCACAGCGCTGCACGGCGAAGCACCGCCTGGACGGATCCGCTGTCATCCGGCTGAGCAGCGCGCGCATCTGTAACAGGCTTTCAGGGCGCGGCCGGGGCATCCATCGCCATACCTCCGGGTCGGATGCGGAGGGTAGGAGGGCTTCTGCGTGGTCGGTGGACAGCGGCACGAGGCGGACGGTGCGGCCGACGAGAGGGCTGTTGTTCACCGCGACACAGTAGAGCCTTGCCGGCCACGGTTCGGCGTAACGAGGTCGCTGCCGCCCTCACTCCGGGGAAGCGGGCCGCGTTCGAAAGCGGCACGCGTGAAGGCGAGTTGGAGCGGTCGCAGGCGTAGCACGAGCCGAGCCCCCACACCCCGCACGCCGTTCCCCCCACCCCGCATCAGGAGCGGCCCGACCCCGTCGTCCCGGATCGGGCCGCTCCCGGTCGTGCGGCAAGCGCTCTCGGCTGTGCGTCCGAACGTCCCGGATCAGCGCAGGCCGCGCTGGGCCTCGTACAGATTGACCGGACGTACCGACTCCGGCGCCCCGTACGCCTCCAGGCGGGAGTGCAGATCGCCGGTGAAGTCCGGTACGTCGATCTGGCCGAACGGGCTGACCGTGCTGATCCCGACGCTCGCGCTGTACGGGGCCAGACCGTCGATCTTCATCAGGCCCTCGCGGCCGTTGGTGACCCGGATGTTCCAGTGCGTGAAGCGGGCGCCGAAGAGCGGTCCCGCCGAGTCGTCGCCGCCGTGCCGCCCGTCGTTGTTCACGGTGATGTCGGTACGGACGTTGGCGAACGGCAGCCCCCGGTGCGAGTCGAAGGTGCCCATCTCCATCACGCCCCGCGACCAGACGTTGTGGCTGGACAGCCCCTCGACGTTGATGCCGTGCAACTGGGTGCCCGCGGGGGCCGGGACGGTGCGCTGCGCGATGGCGAAGTCCTCGACCAGGTTGTCGTGCGAGCCCTCCCGGCAGAAGTACGGGTGGTGCGAGCCGCGGCCCTCGACGCGGGTGCGGCGCAGCGTGGTGGCGGACGCCGCGACCAGCCCGAAGCCGTTGTCGACGTTACGGACGACGACGTCGTCGGCCCAGCAGTCGTAGGCGCACTGGAAGGCGACGCCGTTGTACCCCTTGTCGAGCAGGTGCTGGGACTGCGGGGTGAGGACCGCCTCCAGCGTGAGCCCCTCCACGGCGGACCCGGTCAGCGGCGCCACATGGGTGGTGAGGCGGGGGTCCCACTCGGGCCGGACGTCCAGCGGGAGGGGGCGTTCCAGGGTGACCTTGCGGCCGTGGACGGCGGTGATGCGCACCGGCCATTCGTACGGCACGTACGAGGTCAGCTTGGTCTTGTCGTCCCAGAAGTACGCCTCGGGCCCCGGGCCGCCGCCCGACATGTGCTCCAGGAGCGTGTGGTCCGCGTCGTCGGCGAGGCGGAGCAGGACGAGATCGCCGCGGCGCAGCCGTGCCGCGTCCCGGACGGTGACGGTGCGGTCGCCCTGCCGGGCGGGGGCGACGGTGGTGAGGGTGCGCCACTCGTCGCGCTTGTTGCCCGTCCACCCCTCGAAGGGCCAGGTCGCGGCCTCGATGGCGGCGGTCAGTGACGCGAAGCGCGCCTCGGGGCAGAGCCAGATCAGCCCGCCCGCCCAGGACCACGACGACTTGTCGCCGCCGTACCGGGACCCGTACGGGCCGATCAGTTCGGTGAGGTTCTTCGTCGCGTAGAGCTTGGTGCGGCCACTGCCCGCGCCGCGCAGAACGACGTTGCTGTGCCCGATCCGGATGAGGTCGTCGATGCGGAAGGTCCCTGCGGGGACGAGGACCGTGCCACCGCCGCGTTCGCCGGCAGCGGCGATGGCACGGTTGATCGCGGGCGCCGAGTCGGTGGAGCCGTCGGGCGTCGCACCGTGGTCCGTCACATCGGCGACGACGGGGCGCCGGGGGAACCGGGCCTCGCCGCCGGTACGGCGTCCGGCGCGGCCGATGTACGGGATCTGGGGGTGGGTGTACGGGGTCCGGGCGAACTCGCGCCAGAGGGGGGTGACCGGAGTACGTCCTCCGGAGGGGGTCCCTCCACGGGGTACGGCCATGGCGGTTCCTCCCGTCGCGGTAACAGCCGCGGTGGCAGCCGCGATGGCTGTCGCGGTGCTGAGCAGTGTGCGTCTGCTGATGTTCGCCACGTTGTTCGCCACGTTGTCCGCCATGTTGTTCCCCACGAGCCAACCTCCATGGATGTGAACGAAGTTCATACATGCGTTGGCGGTGAGCATGCCATGGGGGGCGCAGGGCGGGGAAGGGTCGTGCAGGGGCGAAGCGGGCGGGCGCCTGCGGCGAGCTTTCGGGGGCTCTGCCCCCGGACCCCTGCTCCTCAATCGCCGGAGGGGCTTGGATGGGGGCGGCGCCCCGAAAGCACTGGCCTCAGCCGTCCGCGCCCGCGCCTTCGGCCCCGCGAGTCAGATGCGTGAACGCATCCAGGTTCCGCGTCGACTCCCCCCGCGACACCCGCCACGCGTACTCCCGCTTGATCGCCGCCGAGAAGCCCAGCTCCAGCAACGAGTTGAAGGGCCCGTCGGCCGCTTCGAGGACCGATCCGAGCAGCCGGTCGATCTCGTCCGGTGTGATCACGGACAGCGGCAGCTTCCCGACCAGATAGATGTCGCCGAGCTGATCGACCGCGTAACTCACCCCGTACAGCCGCAGATTCCGCTCCAGCAGCCACCGGTGCACCGCCGCGTCGTTCTCGTCGGGGTGGCGGATCACGAACGCGTTGACCGACAGCGAGTGCTTGCCGACGATCAGCGAGCAGGTGGTGGAGAGCTTCCGGGTGCCGGGGAGTTTCACCACGTAGGAGCCCGGCTCGGGGCTCTCCCACTCCAGCTCGGCGTCCTCGAACGCCTGCTCCATGACCTGTCGCACATCAGCCATGATGCGAGCGTACGCGACGGCGGTGTTCCTGCATCGCGGCCGTGTAGACCTCGGCCGTCGCCGCCGCGGCCGTGTCCCAGCCGAAGCGTCCGGCGTGCCGGGCCGCGGCGCCGCCCATCCGGTCGACCAGTTCCGGGCTGTCGATGAAGCGGCGCAGCGCCGCCGCGTACGCGGTCGGGTCGTGCCCGGGGATCAGGAAACCGGTCGACCCTTCCCGTACGGCGACGGGCAGCCCGCCGACCGCAGCCGCCACCACCGGCGTACCGGCCGCCTGGGCCTCGATCGCGACCAGCCCGAAGGATTCGTTGTACGACGGCATGACCAGCACGGACGCGGCCCGGAACCAGTCGGCGAGCTGATCCTGACCGACCGGCGGACAGAACCGGACGATGTCCGCGATACCGAGGCGCGCGGCCAGCTTCTGCAGGCCCTCCGGCTTGGCGAGACCGCTGCCGCTGGGACCGCCGACCACCGGTACGACCATCCGCGTCCGCAGCGAGGGATCCTGGTCGAGCAGGACCGCCACCGCGCGCAACAGGATGTCCGGCGCCTTGAGCGGCTGGATGCGCCCGGCGAAGAGCGGTACGAACGCGTCCCGCGGCAGGCCGAGCCGGGCGCGGGCGGCGGACCGGCCGTCGCCGGGGCGGAAGCGGTCGAGGTTCACACCGGGGTGGACGACGGCGACCTTGCCCCGTTCCGCCTCGTAGTGGCGGACCAGCTCGTCGGACTCCTCCGCGGTGTTGGCGATGAGCCGGTCGGCGGCCCGCACGATCTGGGTCTCGCCGATGACCCGCGCGGCGGGCTCGGGGCTGTCGCCCGCGGCGAGCGCGGCGTTCTTCACCTTGGCCATGGTGTGCATGGCGTGGACGAGCGGCGCGCCCCACCGCTCGGCCGCGAGCCAGCCGACATGGCCGGAGAGCCAGTAGTGCGAGTGCACGAGGTCGTAGTGGCCGGGCCGGTTGCCCGCCCAGGCCTGCATCACGCCGTGGGTGAAGGCGCACAGCTGGGCCGGTAGCTCCTCCTTGGCCAGGCCCTCGTACGGGCCCGCGTCCACGTGCCGTACGAGCACACCGGGCGCCAGCTCGACGAGCGGCGCCAGGCCGCCCGTGGTGGCGCGGGTGAAGATCTCGACCTCGATGTTGATCGCGGCGAGCCGCTTCGCCAGCTCGACGATGTAGACGTTCATCCCGCCCGCGTCGCCCGTGCCGGGCTGGTGCAGGGGGGACGTGTGCACGCTGAGCATGGCGATCCTGCGCGGTTTGCGATGCCCGGCGAACTTCAGCCTGGGGGGTCGCGCGGGTCCCGTGATCCGGCCGCCGAGCCGGGACACGTACTGGCTCACGTGGACGGTCCTCTCCTCGCGCGGGCACGGTCTACGCCAGGGCACGCGTACCTGCCCCGTCCCCTTCAGAGGTGTGGAACAGCAGAACACCGCCCCGCATTTCCTCTTTGCCGAATCATTACCATGACACGCCTCGCATACCCTCGTCCCATGACCCCGCCCGCCCCTCGCCCCACCGGCGCACGCCCCGTCGGCGCTGTGACCCGCGGGACCACCAACCCCAACCGGCTGCGCCGGATGGACCGCTGGATCGCCGCCGTGCACGGCCCCGCACTGCGCCGCTCGGACGACCCCGTAGTGGTGGATCTGGGGTACGGAGCCGCCCCCTGGACCGCCGTCGAACTGCTCCGGCGGCTGCGTGGGGCCGCTCCCGCCACCGAGGTCGTGGGCATCGAGATCGAACCGGCCCGGGTCGCGGCGGCGAAGCCGTACGAGCAGCCGGGGCTGTCCTTCCGGCACGGCGGCTTCGAGGTGCCGCTGGACGGCCGCAGCCCGTCGCTGATCCGGGCGGCGAACGTACTGCGCCAGTACGACGAGGGCGAGGTCGCCGCCGTGTGGCAGCGGCTGTGCGCCCGGCTGGCGCCGGACGGGCTGCTGGTCGAGGGCACCTGCGACGAGATCGGGCGGCGGCAGGTCTGGGTGGCGCTCGGACCGGACGGCCCGCGCACGGTGACGTTCGCGACCCGGCTCGGCTCGCTGCACCAGCCGTCCGACCTCGCGGAGCGGCTGCCGAAGGCGCTGATCCACCGGAACGTTCCCGGCGAGCCGGTGCACGCCTTCCTGCGGGACTTCGACCGGGCGTGGGCGGCGGCGGCGCCGTACGCCTCGCTGGGCGCCCGGCAGCGCTGGATCACCGCAGCACGCTCCCTCACCACCGACTGGCCGCTCACGGACGATGTCCGCCGGTGGCGCCAGGGCGAAGTCACGGTGGACTGGGCGGCGCTGGCACCCCGTACGGGGTAACCAGGACCGCGTACGGGGCAACCGGCACCACGTACGGGGTATCCGGCACCACGTACGAGGTATCCGGCGGGCCGTCGGGAACCTGGGGCGGGTGCCGTTCGTCGAACGAAGCAGAGACACCGCACGAAGGCTGATGCGGCGCAGGAACACGGGTGGGGCTGGGGAGTTGTTGTACACCTCTGTCGCATTCGCGCAGGGCATGGCAATATCGCGCCAACGTCACCTAAGTTACTGACGGTAAATCAGCTCTGGAGGGGGAGCTCGTGAACCGACGCCGCTGTGCCGCCGCCGCGATCACACTGGTCTGCGGACTGACCGCGCTGACCGTACCGACGACCGCGTACGCCGCCCCCAAGCCGCCCCATTCTTCGGGCACTTCCGGCTCTTCGGACACTTCCGGCTCTTCCGGCTCCCACAAGGCGCCGTCGTCGAAGAAGAGCCTCGAAGAGGTGCGCAAGGAGATCGACGACCTCTACCGCAAGGCCGGGGCCGCCACCGACGCGTACAACCTCGCCAAGGAACAGTCCGAGAAGCAGTCGTCGCAGATCGTCGAACTCGCCAAGTCCATCGTCAAGGGTCAGGCGAGGATCGACCAGCTCAAGACCCAGGCGGGCGCCGAGGCCCGCGCCCAGTACCGGGACGCCGGACTGCCGCCCGCCGCGCAGCTGATGCTCAGCGGCAACCCGGACAACTTCCTGGACGGCGCCGACCGGCTGCGCGCGGGGCAGCAGGCACAGAAGAACCTGCTGGCCGAAATGGACAGGACCCAGCAGGACTTGAAGACGTACACCCAGGACGCCAGCGACCAGTGGCAGAAGCTGGAGTCCAACCGCAAGAAGCAGGCGAAGACCAAGAAGGACATCGACCAGAAGATCAGCGCCGCCAAGAAGCTCGAATCGAGCCTGGCGAAGAAGGAACGCGAACGGCTCCGCAAGCTGGAGGACGAGCAGCAGTACAAGGCCCAGACGGCCTGGCTGAGTTCGGGCATCCTGAAGGAGATCAACAACAAGGCGAGCGCCCAGGGCAAGAAGGCCGTCCAGTTCGCCACGGCGCAGATCGGCAAGCCGTACAAGTGGGGCGCGGTGGGCCCGCAATCGTTCGACTGCTCCGGGCTGACCTCACAGGCGTGGGCGGCGGCCGGCCATCCCATTCCGCGTACCTCGCAGGAACAGTGGAAGCAGTTGCAGCACGTGGACGTGAAGGACATGCGCCCCGGCGACCTCATCATCTACTTCTCGGACGCGACCCATGTCGGGATGTACATAGGCGACGGCGCGATGATCAACGCGCCACGGCCCGGCAGGGACATCACGATCGGCGGGGCGGGCTCGATGCCGATCCTGGGCGTCGTCCGGCCGGACAAGTAGCCGCTGCCCGGCCCGGCGGGTAACCGCCGTCCGTAGGCGGGGCGGCGGCCAGGACCCGTCCGCCGCCCGGCCACGCGGCCGCACCGCCGACGCAGCCGCACCGTCCGGCACGACCGCACCGTCCGGCACGACCGCCGCTCTCCCCTGCCGTCCGCTGTGTCCCTGCGTCCCCGCGTCCCTTGTGTCCCTGTGTCCGACCGCACCTCCTGGTGCGTCCGACATCACCCCCGTGTCGTCCGTCACCCCGCGTCCGCCCGGCCGCGGAGTGACGTTCGTCATGGACCCGACCACCGACAAACCGCCGGATGCGGGCCAGGAGGCGGCATATGACCCCGGCGATTTTCGAGGCGCCATTCCGCTGGGGCCGCGCTAACCGCTATGGTCCCCGTCTGGTGAGGCGTCGACTGGCGCCCCACTGCCCTCGGGGGGAGGGAAGGAAACCGAAGCGATGGAGAGCGGTCAGGCCGTTCTGCCCCACCAGACCAGGGGACCGGACACCACCGGCAGCACCGACCTCACGCTGCTGGTGATCGAGAACGACCCTGCGGGCACCTTCACGGTCCCGGAGCTGCTCGACACTGCCGGAACCCGGGTACGCATCCGGACCGCGCGGAACCTCACCGAGGCCGAGCGGCTGCTCACCGACGACGTCCACTGCATCCTGCTGGACCTGGCGCTGCCGGGCGCGGACGAGGACGACGAGCTGTCCGTACTGCGCCATGTCCTGAAGCTCGCGCCCTGCCACGCCGTACTGGCACTGGCCCCGTCCGGCCATGTCGAGCGCGCGGCCCACGCGGTCCGGGTCGGGGCACAGGACTACCTGCTCCGCGACGAGCTGGACAGCCGTCTGCTGAGCCGGACCGTCCGGTACGCGGTGGAGCGCAAGCGCGCCGACACCGCGCACTACAAACTGGCCGAGTCCCGGCTGCGCGCCCAGGAGAACGCCCGCCTGGAGCGCGGTCTGCTCCCGACACCGCTGCTGGAGGGTTCGGACCTGCGCTTCGCCGCGCGGTACCGCCCCGGCCGCTCCCGCGCCCTGCTCGGCGGTGACTTCTACGACGTGGTCCGCACCCCGGACGGTACGGTCCACGCGATGATCGGCGACGTCTGCGGCCACGGTCCCGACGAGGCGGCCCTGGGAGTGGAACTGCGCATCGCCTGGCGGGCGTTGACCTTCGCCGGGCTGTCCGGGGACGAACTCCTCAGCACGCTCCAGCAGGTCCTGGAACACGAGCGGGAGAGCGAGGAGCTCTTCGCGACGCTCTGCACGGTCGACATAGCACCGGACGGACAACGGGCCGGACTCTGCCTGGCCGGGCACCCCGCCCCGCTGATCTCCCGCAGCGACGGAAGGGCGCAGCTCTTCCCGTACGAGGACGGCGGCCCGGCCCTGGGCCTGCTGCCGCGCGCCCGCTGGCCACGCCGCCAGGTCGAACTGGGCGGCGCCTGGAACCTGTTGATGTACACGGACGGCCTGATCGAGGGCCGTATCGGTCAGGGCACCCAGCGCCTGGGCCAGGACGGCATGGTCGAGATGATCGACCGGCAGCTGACGGCGGGGCTGCGCGGCGAGAGCCTGCTGGAGGCGGCGGTGGCCGAGGTCCGCGACCTGAACGGCGACGAGCTGACGGACGACGTGGCGGTCCTGCTCCTGGAACGCAGGCGCGGCGACGCCTGAGCCGCCGGCCGGGTCGGCCCCCGCCGTAGTCGGGCCCGGCGCCCGCCGTCGCTCTTGAGGCTCAGCGCCCGCCGTTGTACGGACCGTACGGCCCGTCGCTGCTGGAACCGCCGCCCCGGCGACCGCCACCACCGGTGATCTGCCGCACCGCGGGGCGCACGTCCACCATGTAGACGATGGTCGCGATCAGCCCGATGACCGGCAGGAACGACAGGATCGAGAACAGCCAGTTCACGACGAACGCGATGGCCAGGACGATCAGCCAGAACGGTTTGGTCTGCTTGCTCGCGGCCCGGTACGCGTCCTCACGGCGGATCGCCGCGTCCACCAGCGCGAAGCCACTGAAGAGGATCAGCGCCAAACTCAACAGCGACATGAATCCCGCGAAACCCTGCATCAGCACTGTGCCCACCGCCTGTTAGACCGGCCATCAACGCGGCCACGCTACCGGGAGAACGACCCGGGCACCGAGAAGATGCCCGGCCCGCTCCCCCGGCCACTCCTGAACTTCTGGACTCTTTCTGAACTCTTGAACTCGTACTCTTCCGCTCCAGTGCGGCGCTCTACTTCCCGGCGGGCGGCGTGGTCTTCTTCGCCGTCGCCTTACGCGGGGTGGTGCTGGTCTTCTTGGCCGCCGCGGGCTTGGCCACCGGCTTGGCCTCGGACTTCACGGTCTTCGGCGCGGGCTTGGGGCCCGGCTTCGGGGCGGTCCTGGGCTGAGCGATCCTGGCCTCGGCCTTGGGCCCGGCCTTCGACTCCGCCTTGGGCTCGGTCCGCGACCCGGCCTTCGGCCCGGCGGGAGCCTTGGACTCGGTGACCGTGCCGAACAGGACGAGATCGTCGGCCGCCTCGCCACGCCACTGCCGTACGGACTGCTCACCGCGCTCGGCGACCTTCTCGTACGTCTCACGCGCCCGGACCGCGTATTCGGCAGCCATACCGATGCTCCGCAGCGCCAGGTCCTGCGCGGTCTCGCCGAGCTTCTTCAGATCGGTGTCGAACGTGCCGATCACCTCGGTGAACTTCGCGGAGACGGAGGCCTGCGCCTCCTTGGCCTGCGTGGCCACCCGGTCCTGAACGGTCCTGGGATCGGTGTTGCGCACCGCGTCGATACGTGCCGGTGCCTCGGTCTGGAACTTCTCGATCAGCGCCGGGACCTTCCTGGCCTGCTGCACGGCGATGTCGGCCGTACCGGCCGCGAAGTAGAGGGGGGTCGGGTCGGTGAGGGTCTTGCGCAGGTCATCGGTGATGGCCATGACTGTGGTCCTCCCGGATCAGTTCGGTATGTGTCTGTACGTGTCTGTGCGCGTCTGCGCGGGTCGTTCCGTACGTGTCAGCTCTGTACGTGTCAGCTCTGTACTTGTCAGCTCTGTACTTGTCAGCTCGGTTCGTGCTCTGAGGGCTGTCCGGCAGCACCGTCGTCCACCGCGAGCCCGTTCTCCTTGCGGAAGGACTCGTAGATCTGGAGCAGGACGTGCTTCTGCCGCTCGGATATGGAGGGGTCGGCCAGGATGACGGCGCGCGTCTCCAGCTCGTCCCGCTCCCGCTCGTCGAGGATCCCGGCCTGCACGTACAAGGTCTCCGCGGAGATCCGCAGCGCCTTGGCCAGCTGCTGGAGGATGTCCGCGCTGGGCTTGCGCAGGCCGCGCTCGATCTGGCTCAGATACGGATTCGACACCCCGGCAGCGTCGGCGAGCTGCCGCAGGGACAGCTGCGCGGTGCGCCGCTGCTCGCGCAGGTACTCACCGAGATTGCCGACGTTGAGTGATGCCATGCTTCGATGCTGCACCTACCCTGCTAACTTTTGCAAGCAGACGCTTGCAAAAGTGTTCCATGCCACCTGAATGGCTGCTTGCGCCTGAGCGCAACAGGTGTCGCATGTGCACGACAGCTATCGCGCGTCCGGCCTCCCTGCGCAGGCGCTCTCGGTCCGGTTCCGCGAGCCGCCGGGAAGCGGCGTTGTCGGTGGGCTCTGCCAGGGTGTGCGTCGTGGATGAACTGGTGGAGCGTGTCGACGATCAAGATGGCGTGCTGGGGGTGGTGGTCAGCCGCCGACAGGCCATCCGGGAGGGGTGGCTGCACCGTGTCGCCGTGACGGTGTGTCGTGATGAGCGTGGACGGATCCTCGTTCACCGACGGTCGGAGCAGCTGTCGCGCTTCCCCGGGCTCTACGAGGTCG from Streptomyces sp. NBC_01267 harbors:
- a CDS encoding GNAT family N-acetyltransferase; protein product: MNNSPLVGRTVRLVPLSTDHAEALLPSASDPEVWRWMPRPRPESLLQMRALLSRMTADPSRRCFAVQRCDDDVVIGSTSLYDLDLAESRAEIGATWFDRSCWGGPYNAESKLLLFGHAFDDLRLARLALRTDNLNLRSQRALTGLGLVHEGTLRSHMRRQDGTRRDSLYYSLLADEWPTVRDKLRARVAAKRAR
- a CDS encoding class I SAM-dependent methyltransferase, coding for MTPPAPRPTGARPVGAVTRGTTNPNRLRRMDRWIAAVHGPALRRSDDPVVVDLGYGAAPWTAVELLRRLRGAAPATEVVGIEIEPARVAAAKPYEQPGLSFRHGGFEVPLDGRSPSLIRAANVLRQYDEGEVAAVWQRLCARLAPDGLLVEGTCDEIGRRQVWVALGPDGPRTVTFATRLGSLHQPSDLAERLPKALIHRNVPGEPVHAFLRDFDRAWAAAAPYASLGARQRWITAARSLTTDWPLTDDVRRWRQGEVTVDWAALAPRTG
- a CDS encoding PP2C family protein-serine/threonine phosphatase, with the translated sequence MESGQAVLPHQTRGPDTTGSTDLTLLVIENDPAGTFTVPELLDTAGTRVRIRTARNLTEAERLLTDDVHCILLDLALPGADEDDELSVLRHVLKLAPCHAVLALAPSGHVERAAHAVRVGAQDYLLRDELDSRLLSRTVRYAVERKRADTAHYKLAESRLRAQENARLERGLLPTPLLEGSDLRFAARYRPGRSRALLGGDFYDVVRTPDGTVHAMIGDVCGHGPDEAALGVELRIAWRALTFAGLSGDELLSTLQQVLEHERESEELFATLCTVDIAPDGQRAGLCLAGHPAPLISRSDGRAQLFPYEDGGPALGLLPRARWPRRQVELGGAWNLLMYTDGLIEGRIGQGTQRLGQDGMVEMIDRQLTAGLRGESLLEAAVAEVRDLNGDELTDDVAVLLLERRRGDA
- a CDS encoding C40 family peptidase is translated as MNRRRCAAAAITLVCGLTALTVPTTAYAAPKPPHSSGTSGSSDTSGSSGSHKAPSSKKSLEEVRKEIDDLYRKAGAATDAYNLAKEQSEKQSSQIVELAKSIVKGQARIDQLKTQAGAEARAQYRDAGLPPAAQLMLSGNPDNFLDGADRLRAGQQAQKNLLAEMDRTQQDLKTYTQDASDQWQKLESNRKKQAKTKKDIDQKISAAKKLESSLAKKERERLRKLEDEQQYKAQTAWLSSGILKEINNKASAQGKKAVQFATAQIGKPYKWGAVGPQSFDCSGLTSQAWAAAGHPIPRTSQEQWKQLQHVDVKDMRPGDLIIYFSDATHVGMYIGDGAMINAPRPGRDITIGGAGSMPILGVVRPDK
- a CDS encoding glycoside hydrolase family 55 protein; its protein translation is MADNVANNVANISRRTLLSTATAIAAATAAVTATGGTAMAVPRGGTPSGGRTPVTPLWREFARTPYTHPQIPYIGRAGRRTGGEARFPRRPVVADVTDHGATPDGSTDSAPAINRAIAAAGERGGGTVLVPAGTFRIDDLIRIGHSNVVLRGAGSGRTKLYATKNLTELIGPYGSRYGGDKSSWSWAGGLIWLCPEARFASLTAAIEAATWPFEGWTGNKRDEWRTLTTVAPARQGDRTVTVRDAARLRRGDLVLLRLADDADHTLLEHMSGGGPGPEAYFWDDKTKLTSYVPYEWPVRITAVHGRKVTLERPLPLDVRPEWDPRLTTHVAPLTGSAVEGLTLEAVLTPQSQHLLDKGYNGVAFQCAYDCWADDVVVRNVDNGFGLVAASATTLRRTRVEGRGSHHPYFCREGSHDNLVEDFAIAQRTVPAPAGTQLHGINVEGLSSHNVWSRGVMEMGTFDSHRGLPFANVRTDITVNNDGRHGGDDSAGPLFGARFTHWNIRVTNGREGLMKIDGLAPYSASVGISTVSPFGQIDVPDFTGDLHSRLEAYGAPESVRPVNLYEAQRGLR
- the mshA gene encoding D-inositol-3-phosphate glycosyltransferase; protein product: MSQYVSRLGGRITGPARPPRLKFAGHRKPRRIAMLSVHTSPLHQPGTGDAGGMNVYIVELAKRLAAINIEVEIFTRATTGGLAPLVELAPGVLVRHVDAGPYEGLAKEELPAQLCAFTHGVMQAWAGNRPGHYDLVHSHYWLSGHVGWLAAERWGAPLVHAMHTMAKVKNAALAAGDSPEPAARVIGETQIVRAADRLIANTAEESDELVRHYEAERGKVAVVHPGVNLDRFRPGDGRSAARARLGLPRDAFVPLFAGRIQPLKAPDILLRAVAVLLDQDPSLRTRMVVPVVGGPSGSGLAKPEGLQKLAARLGIADIVRFCPPVGQDQLADWFRAASVLVMPSYNESFGLVAIEAQAAGTPVVAAAVGGLPVAVREGSTGFLIPGHDPTAYAAALRRFIDSPELVDRMGGAAARHAGRFGWDTAAAATAEVYTAAMQEHRRRVRSHHG
- a CDS encoding DUF2516 family protein, whose protein sequence is MLMQGFAGFMSLLSLALILFSGFALVDAAIRREDAYRAASKQTKPFWLIVLAIAFVVNWLFSILSFLPVIGLIATIVYMVDVRPAVRQITGGGGRRGGGSSSDGPYGPYNGGR
- a CDS encoding YbjN domain-containing protein; its protein translation is MADVRQVMEQAFEDAELEWESPEPGSYVVKLPGTRKLSTTCSLIVGKHSLSVNAFVIRHPDENDAAVHRWLLERNLRLYGVSYAVDQLGDIYLVGKLPLSVITPDEIDRLLGSVLEAADGPFNSLLELGFSAAIKREYAWRVSRGESTRNLDAFTHLTRGAEGAGADG
- a CDS encoding helix-turn-helix domain-containing protein — translated: MASLNVGNLGEYLREQRRTAQLSLRQLADAAGVSNPYLSQIERGLRKPSADILQQLAKALRISAETLYVQAGILDERERDELETRAVILADPSISERQKHVLLQIYESFRKENGLAVDDGAAGQPSEHEPS